GATGGGTTGAGGTTGACACACAAGTTCTAGGGCGAGACCACGCGATTCCACCACTTCACTGAAGGTGGTCCCTCCACGTTTCTCGGCCATCGTATCAAGCGCGAGTTTCCATCCTGGATTGACGTCGCAGCAGGCGTACGCACCGCGATACGTCGCATCGTAGGGCAGCCCGTTGAAATCCCGGTCACCGTCTGTCGCATCGGGGAACAGCGAGTCCGGCAGCGCATCGCCGCGCAGACGGGTGCAGAACGGGACGAGGTCGAGGCGTGCGATGTCGCTGGAAACGCCAACGAGAAAGAGCCCCGCCCGCCTGTACGCATCTAGCACGTTGGCGAGCGTGTCGGGAAAATTCGGCTCGATGCCATGCGCCGTGAACACGGCGTTTGCGATGCAGGTCCGCGTGTAGGCAGGGTCGGGATTGTACAGGCGTATCCCGCCCGTTGTGCTCGCGCTCAGGATGGTGTTGTGGAAGATGTGTATCGTGCGCGGCCGGAATCCGTTCTGCGCCGTCACGCTCACGGTGGGAAATCCCGCGGGATCCTGGTGATTGACGAACACGTTCGCGTACAAATTCGTATTGCCCGTGACCTGCAAGAGCGCCTCCACGGGATTGTCGTAGAAGAAATTGCCGTACACCTCGTACGTGTCGCGCGCCCCGGGGCCGTCGGGCGGGAAGGCGCCGAGCAGCACGTTCGGCCTCGCATTCGCGCCGGTGGACGCGTTCTGCTGCTTGCAGAACACATTGTGCCGCACGATGGTCTTCCCGTCCACCGCCGTGCCGGGAAAGACGTCGCGCACACCGGCCGCCTGATGTTTGATCTGCATGCAGTAGCCGACGGGATTCAGGATGAGGTTGTATTCGATGAGCCCGTTCACGAACGGCTTGTCGCCGTCGGAGTTACCGAGGTACAGTCCCGTGCCCGCGCCGATGATGCGGTTGCGTCGGATGACCCAGTCCCACGCATGGCATTTCGTGCTGATGCCCACGAGCTGCTGATCACCGCCGTAGCCCACGATGTTGAGGTACTCGAGCGTGATGTGATGCGCCCAGTTCCCGGCAGTGCCCTCGCCCTTCACCGCGTCCACCTCCACGCCGTTGCCGTTCAACTCGAGATTGCGGATCACGAGGTACGAGCACTGCGTGATGCTGACCGTGTTGCAACAGGCGCGCGCGAGGAACACGGTGGTGTACCTCACGGGACTGCCCGTGATCACGATCGGCGCGTCGGCGGTGCCGTTGAGTCCGCTCAGCGCGAGATCCTGCGTGTACGTTCCCGCCGCGAGCGACAGCGTGTCTCCGGCGCGCAAGGTGCTCAGGAAGGACCGGTAGTTGGACGGATCTGCCTGAATGAGCCGCGCCTCGGCGTGTGCGCCGATGAGCAGGAGCAGCAGGAGGGCGGGATGGATGTGGCGCGGCGACATGCGAGTTCCTCGTGCGGGAGATGGCGGATGGCGGAAGATACCACCGCGCGCAATCCGCTGCACGTGATGCCCATCACGCGCGGCCGTGATGGAACAGCGCCTGTCATCCCCGAGATGTTCACACCGCTGAGCGACGCGGGCACACGGCCGTGGACTCAATGCACAACATGGAATGACACGTGTGCACCTGTCGCGAGACGCGCGAAATATCGGCCGGAACGAAGATCTCCGATACCCAGGACAGCCGAACCGCGTCCGGCGGACGAAATCACGGACACGCGGCGCAGTTCCTGGCCGTGTATATCGTAGATTCGAACATCCGCCGCATCGGCAGGCATTCCCGACCATGCGAGTGTCAGCACATCGCGCACAGGCGAGGGATACGCGTCGAGCCGCGTGTTTCCTTCGGTCTCAGCGATAGAGAGACGCAGCACCGTTGAAACGAGGGTGGTCCCGTCAACATCGCGTTGCAGGATGCGGTACGAAACGGCGATGGGAATAACAACGCGATCCACGAAATGATCCACGAATTCGTATTCGGCGCCACCGCCCTGCGGCGCGCGCGCAGACACAAAGCCGACGGAGGTCCACGGGTTTCCTTCATCATCACCGATACGGCGCTCGATCTCGAAGCCCGCATTGTTCGTCTCGGATGCGGTACGGAAGCGCAGCTCCACGCGGCCCTCGCGCAATTCGCCCGTGAACGCGACAAATTCGACAGGCAGCGAACCCGTCGAGAGGAACGTGGCGATAAACGCGTCCGCGTTGCCCGCATTGGCGGCCTGACTCGCGCCTGGCACGTACAGATCCGTGCTGTATGTATATCCGGGCACAACGATGGTATTTCCCGTGGTAATCGCGGGTGAGCCGGCGTACTCGTCCGCCGATCCACCGTAATAGGTGCCCCACTGCCGGGTGCCGCTCGCGTTGTATTTCACGAGTGCGGCATCGGTGGCGCCTGCATTGGACGCCTGCTGTGGATTGAGCACGGGGAAGCCGGTACTGGTGGTTCCCGCCGTGATGACGACGTTCCCATTCGCATCGAATACCACGCCTGTACCGTAGTCTTCATCGTTGCTGCCGGGTCCGCCGCAGTAGGTTGCCCACATCCGCGTACCCGTCGGCGACATGTACACAACGGTTGCATCCGACGATCCCGCAAGTGTGTTCTGTTGTGCATTGGCAACAGGGAAATTCGCGCTGCGTGTCATACCGACCAGCGCGATGTTGCCGCTGCCGTCGACGGCCACGCGATTACATTCGTCAAAATCGCTGCCGCCGTAAAACGAGGCCCACTCGCGTCCGCCGTTCGAATTGAACTTGACAACAAACCCATCTCCATTCCCTCCGCCGAAAGATCCCTGGAATCCGCCAGCCACCGGGAAGGAACTGCTCTTGGTCTGTCCCGCCACGATCACGTTTGCGCTGCCGTCGAGCGTCAAACCCCATCCATAATCATCACTCGTGCCGCCATAGTACGTGCTCCACTGGAGGACGCCGGAGGCACTGAATCTGCTCACAAACACATCGGCGGAACCGCTTGCCTGCGCGGGTTGAAACGCGTTCAGCGTCGGGAAATCTGCGCTGTATGTTCTCCCGCCCGTGTACACATTGCCGCTTCCGTCCATGCCCACACCGAAGCCCTCCTCACCGCCGCTGCCGCCGAGAAAGGTGGCCCAGAGCCGCACTCCGGCATCGTTGAACTTCACCACATACGCGTCTCCCGTCCCGCCCATGCTCGACTGCTGCGCGTTCTGCGTCGGGAAGTTTGCGCTGTATGTGCGTCCCGCTAGAGCAACATTGCCGCTGCCGTCAACGGCGATCGCGTATCCGTTTTCGATCCCCGTGCCGCCGTAGTAGGTGGACCATATCATCGTGCCGCCCGATGTGAACTTCGTCACCGTCGCATCATAGCTGCCGCCGTTCACCGTCTGCTGCGCATTGTTCACCGGGAAGTCGGCGCCGTTTGATGCGCCCGCAAGCAGAATGTTCCCTTGCGCATCCACCGCCACGGCGGCACCGCGCTCCGATCCCGCGCCACCGAAGTACGTCGCCCAGGGATCGATGACCAGCGTGGCGGCCGCGTCGTACGACGCGACACGAAAGCCCAAGGCATCCCCTTCGAGACGAAAGGCGGAGGCAACCGGCACTCTGCCGCCGTCGGCGGCAAGGAGCCAACTGACAGGCGCGTCCTCGTGTATGCCTCCTAATGGCGAGAGGACCTCGAGACCACCCGCCGCGGTAAGGGCGACAGCGTCCGCCCCTTCGTAGCGAAGGCGGATGTCGGAGGGATTCGCGCCGGGGGACACGACGAATTCGTATTTTAATCGGCCGTCCCGTTCCATAAACACCGCATCGATGCCGCGCCAGAGATTTTCATACCGGATGGTCCGATATTGTTTCACCCCGAGCACGCCCGCGGGGCAATGCGCAGCGTAGTAGTTGCGCAGGCCGGGAGCGGGGTCCTCGGCGCGCACGTGCGGCGAGGGATTCGCCGCGTCGAAGCGGAGGTCCATCCTGTACGTGCGCAGTTCCTCGTCCGTCTCACCATGCGGCATGCCCGCTTGCGCTGGATGCGCAGCGACGCTTGCCCGCGTGAAGACGATGCTCACGCGGTCGCGCTGAAAATAGAGGCGCGCGCCTCCCGCGTCGGCGGTGTAGAGCAGGTCCGGACGCACGCGCCCCTTGCTGTCGACGAGCTGACCGTCGTTCTTGATGAAGGTGATATTCTGGGACGCGGTTTTTCCCGGTTCCTGAGCCGCGTCCGCGGCTTGCAATCCGGAGATGGTCAATATGACAACGAACACGCGTGAGAGGGCCGGAAGTGTGCGCATGACGGTAGTCCTTCTGTGATGCGAAATGAATAATGATCATCACAGCCGTCCATGCGGCCTTTGAACGCGCGCTCCGCCGTGCGCCACAGCGGTACGAGGAAGGGAGTATGAAAGCGGTTGATGACCTGCCGTCAAATTACGCGGGCGCACGGCGGGCGTCAACTGAACAAATGAGCAGTTTTTAGAGGCGCGCTAGCGCGACAACTCCTGCGAGAGGTCTCTGAGTCTGCGTAGTCTCACGAGACGGTTTTCGCTTTCACGGATTGCGGAGGCGATACCCTCGAGATCCAGGAATGCAGAGGCATCAAGAAACGTCAGAGATGGAAAATCGACCTGATCCGACAACATGCCCGGCGGCTGCACACTGCCCGCCGCTTCCGTTGCAGAGGGAAGGGCCGTCGGACGCGGGGGCTCCACGGCAGCTTCCTGCTGATCGCCCGGCTTCGCGGCTCGCGGCAGCGGTTCGTGCATGTGATTCACGCAGCGCTGCAGAGCGAAGAGCACTTTTTTCGAGACGCGCACGGCGTTTCCCGAAGCGAGATTACGCACGGTGGAAGGCATCACGCCCGATCGCGCAACGATGTCGGACATGCGCAGCGACGCGAGAAGTTCGCGCGCAAGTTTTTCCGCGAGCAGAAGGTTGTCGGACTTTTCAACCGGCATCCTCTCCTCTTGGACTTCCTCGACTTCCCCTTCTTCGGGAGGGTCGGGAGGACGCACGACAAAGCGTCCCAGAGGAACAAAATTGGTGAACATGGCGGCCTCACAATCCCTTTGCGAGTTCGAGCAGATCTTTTAACATCACGATCCGTTTCTCGAGCCGCTCAATTTCGGATTCGATCGCTTCGAGGCGCACGTATGGCATCGCGGACAGGTCCAGCCGGTCACCCGCCGTGGCACCCATGAATCCCGAGGAAGGCAGCACCGCACCGGCGGCGCGGGGTTTGCGTCCCGGCTTGCCCCGTTCGGGACGTGCGGGCGCGGTGCCCGCCTTTACCGCGTCGTAGTACGCCTTGACGGCATTATACACTTTGTGTGAAACGCGCTTGGCCTCGCCTTTCGCGATGTGCTGGAGTGTGAGATAATTCAAACCCGATACTTTCGCCAGAGCATAGGCCGTTGTGTTTGAGAGAAGCTCGTCGATCATGCGCTCGGTGAGCAGGACCATATCGACCTTTTCAGATCCGGTCCCGGCGCCTGCCGGGGAAGAGGAGAGATTCTTTCTGCGTGACATGTGGGAATGTCCTTTTTTGCGCGTGGTACCTGATCAGGTGTTGTCGTGATGGTTGCGGGCATGTTCCCTGAGATGCCGTGATGGTCGCGAGGAGAGGATCCGTCCGCCTGCAGCTCACCGGGGGAAAACACCACGGTGGTGTTTCCGGGTGATGCGAGTTTTCGGACCGTTCAGCCCGGGGCGGAAACGTCGCGTGTGCCTCCGTACCCGTCCCGTCCGGCACGGAGGGCACGATGTCAGTGTGGAGAGAAATCCATTGTTTCCCGTCTATGGTAGTGTGGAAGGCGGACAACACAATTCCTGTGACATGTGCAGCGCTGATGGTGCGCATGCCCTCCGAGGTGTGAGCCCTCGGGCAGCGTTCCAATTCACCGTTGAATCACATGGGTGGCAGCAACGGCAACACACCGCACCGAATGCGGTGCTGTGTTGCGAGTCTCACGGTGCCATCCGGAGTATGTGTCGATCGCGTTTGGTTGATCCTGGGCGGGAGGATCGTCCTTGGCGGGAGGCACCGTTGTACAGACCGTTGCTATTGCAAACTTGATACATTTCCATGCGGGAGTCAAGCTTTCGAGGAGAATTCCACCGGGTAATTCCATAATTGCTGGCTCAAATTCCGTGGTCGGTGTATATTACATCTGCAGACATCCTCATTTAACGAAAGGCCGCCGTGTCGCGGACCCAGGTATCACTGTCCGAAGTACACCGCTCCGTGCACATCCCGAAAGGTGTGAGCATCTGGCGTCGCATGTTCGCGTTTCTCGGCCCGGCCTACCTGATCAGTGTCGGGTACATGGATCCGGGCAACTGGGCAACCGACATCGAGGGGGGAGCGCGTTTCGGTTACACGCTGTTGTGGGTGCTTCTGATGTCGAATGCCATGGCAGTGCTGCTGCAGACGCTCTCCGCGCGGCTCGGCATTGTGGCGGGGCGTGATCTGGCGCAGGCATGCCGCGACAATTATCCGCGCCCCGTCACCTTCGCGCTCTGGGTCTTTACCGAGATCGCCATCGCCGCCACCGATCTCGCCGAAGTGCTGGGCACGGCCATCGGCCTCAACCTGCTGTTCGGTATCCCCATGATTTGGGGCGTGCTCATCACGGGCGTCGACACGATGCTCTTTCTCGCGATACAGAACATGGGGATGCGCAAATTCGAGGCGTTTATCCTTTCGTTGGTGACGGTCATCGGACTCTGTTTCATCTTCGAACTTTTTCTTTCGAAGCCCGATCTCGCGGGCATCGCGGGCGGATTTGTTCCGCGCCTGCCGGACGGCGCGCTCTATGTGGCGATCGGCATCATCGGCGCCACGGTCATGCCGCACAATCTGTACCTTCACTCGGCGCTGGTTCAGACACGCAGCTTCGACGCGTCCGACGAAGGCAAACGACAGGCCTGCCGCTTCAATCTCATCGATTCCTCCGTCGCGCTCAACGCCGCCTTCTTTGTGAACGGCGCCATTCTTGTGCTGGCTGCGGCCGCGTTCCACCGGAACGGCATGGCCGTGACGGAACTGCAGCAGGCGCATCATCTGCTCTCGCCGCTGCTCGGCACCACGCTCGCAGGAACGGCCTTTGCGCTCGCGCTGCTCGCGGCCGGACAGTCGTCGACCATCACGGGAACTCTCGCGGGACAGATTGTGATGGAAGGATATCTGCATTTCAAGATACGTCCCTTCCTGCGGCGTCTCTTCACGCGGCTTCTCGCCATCGTGCCCGCCGTCATCGTCATCAGTTCCTCCGGCGAAGGCGGCACGTACCGGCTGCTCATTCTCAGCCAGGTGATACTCAGTCTGCAGCTTCCGTTTGCCGTGATCCCGCTCATTCATTTCACGAGCAGCGGTCGCATCATGGGCGCGTTCGCGAACAAGCTCTGGGTGCGCCTGCTCGCCTGGCTCGTCGCCGCAATCGTGGTGTCGCTCAACATCAAGCTCGTGGCAGCCACGGTGTCGGAGTGGATATCCGGATCCGGTTCTCCGATTTTGCTCGGCTCCATTCTCGCGCCCGTGCTCGGACTTGTCGCCGCCCTGCTCCTGTACGTCACCCTGCAGCCGATGCTGCCGGGCGCCGTCACCGACCGCCTCCCCGGCTGGAAATCGCTGCGCCACCTCCTGCTCGCCGACGATGAAACGCTGCGTTTCGAGGTGCCGAAATACCGGCGCATCGGCGTGGCCGTCGACATGAGCGACGACGACCAGAAGGTGCTCGGGCACGCCTTCTCGCTCGCGCGCCATCACGACGCGCGCCTCGTGCTCTTCCACGTGGTCGAAGGCGCGGGCGGCACGGTGTTCGGACACGAGGCCTTCGACACCGAGGCGCGCGAGGACGCGGCCTACCTCGCCACACTCGCCGGAGCGCTCGCGGGCCGCGGCGTCGACGCCGACACCGCTCTCGGCTTCGGCAATGTGCCCAAGGAAATCGTACGCCTCGCACGCCTGCACGAGATCGACGTTCTTGTCATGGGCGGACACGGACACCGCGCGGCGGCGGACTTCCTCCTCGGCAGCACCATCGAGCCCGTCAGGCACGAACTCGAAATCCCCGTTGTAATCGTGCGCTGAACAGCACCGGCACGCGCCGATCAGATCCCGGGGTGTTTCGAACCCGCGGGACGCTAGTTGCATTTCGGATACGAGGCGTGGTATTTTCGTCCGTCGCCACTTCTCAACACGAAATCACACGCCGTCCCCGTTCGCGCCGTTTGCGTCGCGTACGTCGCCGGCATCTCTCTCACCGTTCAGCGAAAGGATGTTTCGATGATACTCGTGCGCGATGTGTTCCAACTCCATTTCGGCAAGGCGAAAGACGCGATTGCCGCGATACGCAAAGGTGCGTCGCTCTTTGAAGGTGCCTCGAGCACGTTCCGTGTTTTGTCCGATCTCACCGGACCGTACTACACCCTGGTCCTCGAAACCACCTTCACCAATCTCGCGGAATACGAGGCGATGATGCAGGAGGAAACGGGCCGGGCCGAATGGCAGCAGTGGTACGCCGGGTTTGTCCCCTACCTCGCAGGAGGGCACCGCGAGATATTCACGGTGGTCATGTGACACCCTGCGATTAAAAAAAGAGAATCCCGGACCGAATCGATCCGGGATTCTCCGTTATTCGGAGGACGCCGCGTTTATTTCTGCAGCGTCATCGTGATTGTCTTCGAGAACGAGAGACCGCTCTCGGCTCCCACCATCGAGATCGTTGCGATGTACTGGCCGCTGGCAAGCGCGCCCGCGTCGAAGGTCACCGTGTGTACACCGGCGTCGATAGCGTCGTCGACAAGCACCGCCACGGTCCGCCCCGTTGCATCATGCACCGCGAGACGCACCTGGCTGCGCTCGGGAGCGCTGTAGCGGATCGACGTTGTGGGATTAAACGGATTCGGATAGTTCTGGTCCATGTCGAAGCTCTCGGTCGAGAACGAGGCGCCGCCCTTGACCACGATGCCATGCATCTTTGCCCAGTTCAGCTTCATGGCGATGTAATCGAGGTTGTTGATCACGCCGTTGCCGTCCGTGTCCATGTGGCACCCCATGGTGGTGGACCACGGAAGCGAGGGCTGTGCCGTCCACGTGAAATAGGCCAGCGGATTCGTGGCGGCTTCCTGGCGGTAGCGCGCCGGACCGTTCAACCAGGTCGGGCTCAGATTCGCATCGCGAATGTAGGTGTTGAGCGCCTTGCGGTCGCCGTAGTTCACGAGGCCGTCGTCGTTTGCATCACCCGGCCAGACGAGGCAGAGTTCTGTTCCCGGCGCGAGTGCGAGCATCGACGTCGACAGCTTATAATCCTCCGCGGTGCCGCAATTGTTCAGCATGCGGTATGCGGCCTCGACACGGTAGAACGCGGGCGTGAGATTGATGTTCACCGCCGCGGTGCCATTGGCAACACCGGCCGGCTTGAGGATGTCGAAGTTGGCCGTGCCCGAGGGCAGACCCGAGGGATCGCCGATGCGGTAGAATCGCAGCGTCACGGGAATCGTGTAGGCTGTTGCCAGAGGATACGAGACGCTGTACTTCACGTAAATCGTGCCCGGTGTGTACACGTACTGCTGTGGGGCGCCGTTGACGTCCACGATCTCCATCGAAGCCGAACCGCCCGGGATGTTGCAGCCCCAGGAGAAAGTCCAGCCCGAGGGCGGGGTCAGGGAGGGATTGTAGGCGCAGGACGAGGAACTGACGGTACCCGCCACCGCGGTCGGCCAGGTATGAACACCCGAGGTGACCATGCGGTTGCTGACGTTCACCATGGCGGTGGAGGATCCGCGAAGACCGACCTGGGCCGTTGTGGTGGCCGCGGTTGTGAACGTGCCGTACACGACGTCGATACGATTCGACGTCTCGTACAGGCGAATCTGGAAGTTAATGTTGTCTCCGGGATATGTGGCTGCGGGATACGTCTTGATAGACGCCCACTGAATCGTGAAGATACGATTCGGCGCCGAACCGCTCGTAGCGTATGAGAGTGAGGGCGAAGGTGCACCGGAACGCAGGTCGAGATCGCGCGAAAGTCCGGCGATGGCACCCTGGCTTCCCTGACCGCCGGAAATGGCGCCTGTCAGACTCGTGGACCCCGACCCGAACGTCACGTATCCATTGGTACAGACATAGATCGTATTCTGATTAAACGTGTTGTACAGGAACGGAAACGGGAGAGGAACGGTCCAGTATCCATCGTCCAACGAACCGGACGTCAAAGGCGACACCGCCGCGCCGGCATTCGCGAGGACAGTTCCACCGGAAATCGGCGTGTAGACGTCCTGAAACTGACGGAAGGGCGTCGTGGATATCTGCGCTTGAACAGAGGCGCCGAGCAGCACAACAAACAACGCGGCCGCGGTGAAACCCGCAGTTCTAACTATAGTGGATCGACGGTTGGCGGCATGTTTCATTACAACCTCCTGAAGGGGAAAAACGGTAGAGGACTGCGACAGTGTACTGAATACGCTGGGGATGGCACCGAGTTTCAAATTTAAAGTGTTTTACACGGGTAAAAGTTCCCGTCTGTATGAATGAGATGAGGCAGAGTCCCCGCCGGTGGTAATTCTACCGTCCCATATGACCGCCCAACGGGTAATTCCGATACACAATGGCTGAATTTCGATTCATATTGCGGCTTTTCCCTCTTGACATGCGACCGGAGCGGGGTGTACTTTGGCCTGTGCGCCATGCCTCCTCTCCGCCGCCGCACGGCGCCCACGTGAGTCTCCGGGCACAACAGATCGATAGTGCCCCGCCGGCGCACCCATGTATCGATGGACCCATGAATTCCGCAACAGTGCCTCACGCTTCCATCACATCCACTCACAGTGCTGCACATTGCGCGAGCACACCCCGGCCTCGCGCCTCGGCGTGCCTTGCGCTTATGCTCTTGCTGTCCATGGCTCCGTGCGGCCTTGGCCAGACCCCGCAACCCGTGGGCGACAGCGTTCGTCCAGCCGCCTCCGACGCGGAGTACAGGCGCAAGATCATGTCGTTGCTGGAGCAGAACGCGCAGTTAAAAGCGGACAAACATGCGATGGACGAGGAGCGGCGTCTGCTCATCATTGCCGGAGTGCTGATGATGTGTATCGCCGGATTCATCGCGTTCCGCGCCCTGCAGGGCCGGAGGCGCGAGTCCCGACTGCGTGTGGAGGCGGCGGAAGCCGAACGGCTGCGAAACACAGCCGCGAGCGCCGAGCGTGAACAGGAAATCCAGCAGATGTTTACTGAGCAACTCATCCTGTCGCAGGAGCAGGAACGCGCGCGTATCGCGCACGATCTGCATGACGGCCTGAGCCAGGGCTTGCTGGTGATTCGGAACCGCGCGTTGACAGGGCTGCGCGGCGCACTCGAGGTTGATGCACTTGCCGCGCACCTCAGCGCTATCTCCGACCTCGCCGCGCAGGCGGTGGATGATGTGCGCGCCATCTCGCGCGACCTGCGCCCCTCGCAGCTCGACCGCCTCGGTCTCAGCGAGACGTTGCGCGCCATGCTCACCACGGTGGCCGAGGCCTCCGAAACGCGTTTCACCTTCGACGTGGCCGATATCGACGGACTTGTTGCGCGGGAGCACGAAATCAACGTGTTCCGCGTCGTGCAGGAGGGCGTCAACAACATGCTGAAACATGCACGCGCTCGCGAGGCGCTGGTGATGGTGTCGTGTACGGACGACTGCCTGCGTATCACGCTCGAGGACGACGGGCTGGGATTCAACTCGACGGCACGAAACGGCCGCGGAGCGGGCTTCGGCCTCCATGGCATGCATGAGCGCGTGCGTATGCTCGGCGGCGACATCGACATTTCCACCATACCCGGCGGCGGCGGCACGGCCATACACATTGTAATCCCCGTCGAGACGGCGACGTACAGAAAGGCGGAGTCCGCCGCATGAGCAACGCAGAACCCATCCACATTCTCGTCGCCGACGACCACCCCATCTTCCGGCGCGGCCTGCGTGATGTCATCGAGGAAGACGGCCGCTACCACGTCGTGGCTGAATGCGGGGACGGACAGCAGGCCGTGTTCGAGGCCCAACGCCTGTGTCCGGCCATCGCCGTGCTCGACCTCGAAATGCCGCGTCTCGACGGCTTGGAAGCGGGCCGCATGTTGCGCGAACTCCCCGCGCCGCCCAAGCTCATCTATCTCACCATGCACGACACGGCCGCAATTTTCAAGCGCGCCTTCGACATCGGCGCCTGCGGGTACATCCTCAAGGACGGTGCCGCAGATGAAATTGTCACCGCGCTCGACGAAGTGACGGATGGCCGCGTGTTTGTGAGTCCCGCGCTCTCCGAACGTCTTGTGGCACCACGCAAGAGATCCGCCGACGATGCCGAGAGTTCGCCGCTCGCCATCTCCACACTGACGAAGGCCGAGCGACGCGTATTACATCTCATCGCCGAAAATCGCACCTCCGATGAGATCGCGACGATGCTCAACATCAGTCCGCGCACCGTCGAGGGGCATCGGTCCAACATCACGCGCAAACTCAATCTTTCCGGCTCCTACGCGCTCGTGCGATTTGCGCTGCTGCACCGCGACAAGCTCTGACAGCCCTCGCGCGCGGCAGCGTGTGCGCATCGGGCTGTATACAGACACGCCAGTCTTTCGCGCTGCGAATGATGCGATCTGGTACGCAGCGAAATATTCCGGATACACGGAATGGCCGCAGTTGGACGCAGCCCACGTGTAACACATTGTTGCGGAGAGGGTGGGATTCGAACCCACGGTACGGTTCCCCGTACACACACTTTCCAGGCGTGCCAGTTCAACCACTCCTGCACCTCTCCAGAAATCCCCCCAAAGGGAGAATTCCAATTTTACACGCAATCGGGGATATTTCCAAACGAACGGTGAAGCGGTTGCTGTGCGACACAGCGCCCGCGGCATGGAACGTGCGCGCAGGGGGCATCTGTGGTATTCACGCTGTACTTCCCTTCCGTCTGCGTATTTTCCTGCTACACATTGAGATGGAGGGACGACATGAAACTGTCGGCCGTGTTGCTGCTCTGCGCGATCACCACCACACTCTCCGCGCAGCATACGTCCGTCGGACGTATACGCGCGTATCGTTTGGAGCTGGAAGAGACGCTGGGGACGGGACCCGAAGCGGGTGGTGCGGCGCCGGGTATTGTGCGTCTCGAGCGTATCGTGCCCGGATCGGGTCCGCAAAATACCGAGATCGTGTACAGGTCGGTGGAACTCGAGGACGAACACACCCCCTGGCGGCGCCGCAGTTCCCTGCTCACCGCCGTGCTGACACAGAATATCGCCGCGATGGCGCCACGGCGCGAGTTCTATTTTTGTGATGGCGCGATGGTGCTGTGTATCGCGCGCGCCGACACGGGAGACGCGGAGTGGGAGGAATATTACTTCGACGGGAAAAACGTACTCGGTGTGTACCGCGTGACACGAGCGGGACAGTCGGCGGTGACGACGGCCCAGGCGGGCCCGCGCGCGGCAGCCGCGCGCGAGTGCGGCGAAAGGCTCGCGGAGGCCTTCGCGGCGATGGTGAAGGCGCGCGAGCTGGTGCAATGACACACGGGCATTTGCCGATTCACACGGATAGTCGGAACTTTCGGCACACTATGCACGGTTGAATCGAGACCATGGACAGACTATGACAAAACCCTATCACGCACTCCCCATC
This is a stretch of genomic DNA from Ignavibacteriota bacterium. It encodes these proteins:
- a CDS encoding response regulator transcription factor produces the protein MSNAEPIHILVADDHPIFRRGLRDVIEEDGRYHVVAECGDGQQAVFEAQRLCPAIAVLDLEMPRLDGLEAGRMLRELPAPPKLIYLTMHDTAAIFKRAFDIGACGYILKDGAADEIVTALDEVTDGRVFVSPALSERLVAPRKRSADDAESSPLAISTLTKAERRVLHLIAENRTSDEIATMLNISPRTVEGHRSNITRKLNLSGSYALVRFALLHRDKL
- a CDS encoding SBBP repeat-containing protein, whose amino-acid sequence is MRTLPALSRVFVVILTISGLQAADAAQEPGKTASQNITFIKNDGQLVDSKGRVRPDLLYTADAGGARLYFQRDRVSIVFTRASVAAHPAQAGMPHGETDEELRTYRMDLRFDAANPSPHVRAEDPAPGLRNYYAAHCPAGVLGVKQYRTIRYENLWRGIDAVFMERDGRLKYEFVVSPGANPSDIRLRYEGADAVALTAAGGLEVLSPLGGIHEDAPVSWLLAADGGRVPVASAFRLEGDALGFRVASYDAAATLVIDPWATYFGGAGSERGAAVAVDAQGNILLAGASNGADFPVNNAQQTVNGGSYDATVTKFTSGGTMIWSTYYGGTGIENGYAIAVDGSGNVALAGRTYSANFPTQNAQQSSMGGTGDAYVVKFNDAGVRLWATFLGGSGGEEGFGVGMDGSGNVYTGGRTYSADFPTLNAFQPAQASGSADVFVSRFSASGVLQWSTYYGGTSDDYGWGLTLDGSANVIVAGQTKSSSFPVAGGFQGSFGGGNGDGFVVKFNSNGGREWASFYGGSDFDECNRVAVDGSGNIALVGMTRSANFPVANAQQNTLAGSSDATVVYMSPTGTRMWATYCGGPGSNDEDYGTGVVFDANGNVVITAGTTSTGFPVLNPQQASNAGATDAALVKYNASGTRQWGTYYGGSADEYAGSPAITTGNTIVVPGYTYSTDLYVPGASQAANAGNADAFIATFLSTGSLPVEFVAFTGELREGRVELRFRTASETNNAGFEIERRIGDDEGNPWTSVGFVSARAPQGGGAEYEFVDHFVDRVVIPIAVSYRILQRDVDGTTLVSTVLRLSIAETEGNTRLDAYPSPVRDVLTLAWSGMPADAADVRIYDIHGQELRRVSVISSAGRGSAVLGIGDLRSGRYFARLATGAHVSFHVVH
- a CDS encoding Nramp family divalent metal transporter is translated as MSRTQVSLSEVHRSVHIPKGVSIWRRMFAFLGPAYLISVGYMDPGNWATDIEGGARFGYTLLWVLLMSNAMAVLLQTLSARLGIVAGRDLAQACRDNYPRPVTFALWVFTEIAIAATDLAEVLGTAIGLNLLFGIPMIWGVLITGVDTMLFLAIQNMGMRKFEAFILSLVTVIGLCFIFELFLSKPDLAGIAGGFVPRLPDGALYVAIGIIGATVMPHNLYLHSALVQTRSFDASDEGKRQACRFNLIDSSVALNAAFFVNGAILVLAAAAFHRNGMAVTELQQAHHLLSPLLGTTLAGTAFALALLAAGQSSTITGTLAGQIVMEGYLHFKIRPFLRRLFTRLLAIVPAVIVISSSGEGGTYRLLILSQVILSLQLPFAVIPLIHFTSSGRIMGAFANKLWVRLLAWLVAAIVVSLNIKLVAATVSEWISGSGSPILLGSILAPVLGLVAALLLYVTLQPMLPGAVTDRLPGWKSLRHLLLADDETLRFEVPKYRRIGVAVDMSDDDQKVLGHAFSLARHHDARLVLFHVVEGAGGTVFGHEAFDTEAREDAAYLATLAGALAGRGVDADTALGFGNVPKEIVRLARLHEIDVLVMGGHGHRAAADFLLGSTIEPVRHELEIPVVIVR
- a CDS encoding sensor histidine kinase → MAPCGLGQTPQPVGDSVRPAASDAEYRRKIMSLLEQNAQLKADKHAMDEERRLLIIAGVLMMCIAGFIAFRALQGRRRESRLRVEAAEAERLRNTAASAEREQEIQQMFTEQLILSQEQERARIAHDLHDGLSQGLLVIRNRALTGLRGALEVDALAAHLSAISDLAAQAVDDVRAISRDLRPSQLDRLGLSETLRAMLTTVAEASETRFTFDVADIDGLVAREHEINVFRVVQEGVNNMLKHARAREALVMVSCTDDCLRITLEDDGLGFNSTARNGRGAGFGLHGMHERVRMLGGDIDISTIPGGGGTAIHIVIPVETATYRKAESAA